From Phalacrocorax carbo chromosome 6, bPhaCar2.1, whole genome shotgun sequence, a single genomic window includes:
- the FNDC7 gene encoding LOW QUALITY PROTEIN: fibronectin type III domain-containing protein 7 (The sequence of the model RefSeq protein was modified relative to this genomic sequence to represent the inferred CDS: inserted 9 bases in 6 codons; substituted 4 bases at 4 genomic stop codons), with translation MPTEGALTXSVXASSGLLKLKCNTSSASCMVPSLECGSEYYVSXTAYDDDGSSKPTDAVSLKTIPCAPVNISTEEEPGHLLVSWSSVXFSHYYVAFVKSNDGLEVHCNTSHSXCHFQLDCGFTYFCSVFAYNKAGQSPLGDAFSYTTALCCRCDFRAMLLSSDTVQATRAPVXGAEMYETRAVDWSSVALCNDTTIDCTATVSIISVYSFSEAGGSNTCSLKSVRVFIPLLLIVYFSTPCCPNDLILTQVTXPVTNPCWSVGMGXTYVTXLETPKGQAKCHNLQNYSLLGRITCGTNYTASRKAISETGWTSSCTYQRTLPVRACCPGVKLYKLSNKGVSVHWRASEEANYNTDLQGSKGSFICTPCSGLHHCDVTEILPLCRHAHKASPVTDKGLKLPFCPKKIIPVTGSQSSVGTVIYXKSNAEQHI, from the exons ATGCCAACAGAAGGAGCGCTAACTTAGAGTG CAGCCTCCAGTGGACTCTTGAAACTGAAGTGTAACACATCTTCTGCCTCCTGCATGGTGCCATCACTCGAATGTGGCTCTGAATATTATGTTT TCACAGCATACGATGATGATGGATCCAGTAAACCTACTGATGCAGTAAGCCTAAAAACTA ttccttgtGCACCAGTAAATATATCAACTGAAGAGGAACCTGGGCACTTACTGGTGTCATGGTCTAGTG AATTTAGTCATTATTATGTGGCTTTTGTGAAGAGCAATGATGGCTTGGAAGTGCACTGCAACACATCACACAGCTAATGCCATTTCCAGTTGGACTGTGGCTTCACTTATTTCTGTAGTGTCTTTGCATATAACAAGGCAGGGCAGAGTCCTTTAGGTGATGCATTCAGTTACACCACTG CATTGTGTTGCCGCTGTGACTTCAGGGCCATGTTGCTGTCAAGTGACACTGTGCAGGCCACCAGGGCTCCTGTCTGAGGTGCTGAGATGTATGAAACCAGAGCTGTTGACTGGAGCAGCGTGGCGCTCTGCAATGACACCACCATAGACTGCACCGCAACAGTCAGTATAATATCAGTTTATTCTTTCAGTGAGGCTGGGGGCAGCAACACGTGT tCTTTAAAAAGCGTGCGAGTCTTCATTCCTTTGCTCCTGATCGTGTATTTTTCTA cTCCTTGTTGCCCTAATGACTTGATACTAACTCAAGTGAC GCCTGTAACAAATCCCTGCTGGTCTGTTGGGATGGG CACATATGTAACATAACTGGAGACTCCAAAAGGACAGGCGAAGTGTCACAATCTTCAAAACTACTCTCTCCTGGGGCGCATCACATGCGGTACCAACTATACAGCATCTCGGAAAGCCATCAGTGAAACAGGTTGGACATCCAGTTGCACATATCAGAGAACTCTTCCAGTAC gTGCTTGCTGCCCTGGGGTGAAGCTGTACAAACTCAGCAATAAGGGTGTCAGCGTACACTGGCGAGCTTCTGAAGAAGCAAACTACAATACTGATTTACAGGGCTCAAAAGGCAGTTTCATCTGTACCCCTTGCTCAGGTCTACATCACTGTGATGTCACTGAGATACTACCACTGTGTAGACATGCCCACAAGGCATCTCCAGTTACAGATAAAGGGCTGAAGCTTCCAttttgtccaaaaaaaa TCATTCCAGTAACCGGTTCCCAAAGCTCTGTTGGAACGG TGATTTA AAAGAGCAATGCAGAACAACATATCTAG